The following coding sequences lie in one Maylandia zebra isolate NMK-2024a linkage group LG14, Mzebra_GT3a, whole genome shotgun sequence genomic window:
- the LOC106675684 gene encoding E3 SUMO-protein ligase ZBED1-like, protein MKTEERHFAEACAEQFQTVARRWRIEEKVTTVGTDSARNMIAAARIMPFNHMPCTAHILQRCITVSLADSGFVTALAKCRKIVGHFKHSPANTAELNTEQVSLGRKQEPLAQDVPTRWNSTLEMVKCLIRNQTAVTATLDKQKHKLVLLTPPEWDKLQRLETLLEPCRYVTELLGGEAYVSCSVVLPAFCHLRRVMEVTDEDPAYVVRFKEKFKEDLASRQEHTNYAWLQIATALDPRFKDLRSVPKTDREAVWITLAGMLHEDSPRRSHTAEEGPAKKRLSLLQMDSDSESEEEVQQDRAIQRYRAEPCTALEDCPLQWWAAHAGAHSQLARLARRYLATPASTVPCERLFSVAGHIVNKKRSALHSENVDKLVCLSNWLKDE, encoded by the exons ATGAAAACGGAAGAGCGGCACTTTGCGGAGGCTTGTGCAGAGCAGTTCCAGACTGTTGCTCGCAGGTGGAGAATTGAGGAGAAGGTGACAACAGTAGGCACGGACAGTGCGCGCAATATGATCGCCGCGGCTCGCATCATGCCATTCAATCACATGCCGTGTACCGCGCACATTCTACAGAGATGCATCACAGTGAGTCTCGCAGACAGTGGCTTTGTCACTGCGCTGGCCAAATGCCGCAAAATTGTTGGCCATTTTAAGCACagcccagcaaacacagcagagctgaacACAGAGCAGGTGTCACTGGGGCGCAAGCAGGAGCCGTTGGCCCAGGACGTGCCTACGCGCTGGAACTCCACGCTGGAGATGGTGAAGTGCTTGATCCGCAACCAAACTGCAGTAACCGCGACTctggataaacaaaagcataaacttgTCCTCCTGACGCCTCCAGAGTGGGATAAACTCCAGAGACTGGAGACACTTCTAGAGCCCTGCAG atatgtgactgaactgctgggaggagaggcctacgtctcctgctctgtagttctaccagccttctgccacctgcgccgtgtcatggaagtaactgatgaggaccctgcatatgtggtgaggtttaaagagaagtttaaggaagaccttgcttcccgccaggaacataccaactatgcatggctccagatcgcaactgcactggacccacgttttaaagacctacgcagtgtgcccaagactgacagagaagcagtgtggatcacactggcaggcatgctgcatgaagactctcctagaagatcacacactgcagaagaaGGTCCAGCCAAGAAGAGGCTGAGCCTGCTGCAGATGGACTCTGACTCTGAGTCAGAGGAGGAGGTACAGCAGGACAGAGCCATACAGCGCTACAGAGCAGAGCCCTGCACTGCCTTAGAGGACTGTCCCTTACAGTGGTGGGCAGCTCATGCAGGAGCCCACAGCCAGCTGGCCCGCCTTGCTCGCAGATACCTGGCCACTCCTGCCTCCACAGTGCCCTGTGAGAGGCTGTTCTCTGTAGCAGGGCACATTGTGAACAAGAAGAGGTCTGCTCTGCACTCAGAGAACGTGGACAAGTTGGTTTGTCTCAGCAACTGGCTGAAGGATGAGTAG